A section of the Spirosoma pollinicola genome encodes:
- a CDS encoding outer membrane beta-barrel protein — protein MKTVKHLLTTALIAASVASFAQTTTVTITTDSTVSTTRPRKTIERVTSDFSVYVGLNNFAGSLPTGYDFNPIGSRFVALSWQKRIPLLVKGATKLRLVAGPEVAWNNFMFERSSEAGRNMLVERNNQLSIEQADVDLHKSKLVTAQLNLPVMVNVAFRSGLTLGVGAYAGIRLDSYTKVRPEGGSTVRTHGSYNLNPVRWGLTTELGFRGTSKLFFRYEPSSAFRSGQGPDASVWAVGVKL, from the coding sequence ATGAAAACGGTCAAACACCTCCTCACCACAGCTCTTATCGCTGCTTCTGTCGCTTCATTTGCTCAAACGACTACGGTTACCATTACTACCGATTCAACTGTGTCAACGACTCGCCCTCGTAAAACAATTGAGCGTGTTACCTCCGATTTTAGTGTCTATGTCGGTCTGAACAATTTCGCCGGATCGCTGCCAACGGGCTACGATTTCAACCCGATCGGTTCGCGCTTTGTCGCCCTGTCCTGGCAGAAACGCATTCCGCTTCTGGTGAAAGGCGCTACTAAACTTCGGCTGGTGGCTGGTCCCGAAGTGGCCTGGAACAACTTTATGTTCGAGCGCTCTTCCGAAGCAGGACGTAACATGCTGGTCGAGCGTAACAACCAGCTCAGTATCGAACAGGCTGATGTTGACCTGCACAAATCGAAACTCGTAACGGCTCAACTCAATTTGCCCGTCATGGTCAATGTAGCGTTTCGGTCGGGCCTGACACTGGGCGTAGGTGCTTACGCTGGTATCCGGTTGGACAGTTATACGAAGGTGAGACCCGAAGGTGGCTCAACAGTACGCACGCATGGTTCCTACAACCTGAATCCTGTTCGCTGGGGCCTGACAACCGAACTGGGTTTCCGGGGCACCTCTAAGTTATTCTTTCGTTACGAACCCAGCAGCGCATTCCGCTCAGGTCAAGGTCCAGATGCAAGCGTGTGGGCAGTGGGGGTGAAACTATGA
- a CDS encoding outer membrane beta-barrel protein: MKTFLSFSILILLALSTAFGQVLTRGTVNGQVGSVAGKPLEFTTMMLLKANDSTLVKGAISDVDGKYTFENVGAGNYLIAAQQIGYRKTYSAPFAVDETHPAVFMPAITMSDETKNLTEVKVIATKPFIEQQVDRTVMNVENSIVSSGNTALEVLEKAPGVTIDRQNDQIQLKGKAGVIVYIDGKQTYLSQQEVSNLLKNTPSDNIATIEIITNPGSKYDAAGNSGIINIKMKKNKNFGTNGTFIIGTGYGWVKSLTGARDDLPKFNTSLNLNHREGKLNVFGNYSYVNRQSAQSNEINRAIPFNGKTTYFDQYSFRPNQFAGHSYKGGLDYFINQKSTIGVLVNGFSNDWRSAGQNNTFISDQNRVLTSRPTTKTDAREFMSNLTGNINYKYDFDGKGHEWTVDADYVHYGGKNSNNLSTIYYNPDNTLNRPNQDVRNNMPSTINIMAFKTDYVRPLKNGSKLETGLKSSFVNADNNTIYDTLQQENRTWLFDVSRSNQFKYTENINAAYINYAGKFGKLKVQTGLRAEHTHSTGTSVTLNQTVDRNYLNLFPTVFLSRQLDTNSVLNLSYSRRIDRPDYQNLNPFVFYLDPYTYQKGNPFLRPQYTNSVELTHVYKGAISTTLGFSRTTDFINQETPRQIAAQNITYVTPENLGHMDNLSLNVSFPVPITKWWRMQNNINSYYQNYQTVYSETPYQVKLVAFNLYSSNNFTLSKTLSAEVSGWYNSASQYGFYRARPMGAFSVGVQKKVMDGKGNIKLNVNDPFWLNHFSGRAAVQDIDFRVASRWESRRIMLTFTYRFGNQNVKGARDRNSATSAEQNRVKGGN, translated from the coding sequence ATGAAAACTTTTTTATCCTTTTCTATTTTAATTCTACTTGCTCTATCTACTGCATTCGGACAAGTTCTGACACGGGGTACAGTAAATGGGCAAGTGGGCTCTGTGGCAGGCAAACCACTTGAGTTTACAACGATGATGCTTTTGAAAGCCAATGATTCCACCCTGGTGAAAGGAGCCATTAGCGATGTAGACGGAAAATATACATTTGAAAACGTAGGTGCCGGAAACTACTTGATAGCCGCGCAACAAATAGGATATCGCAAAACGTATAGTGCCCCGTTCGCTGTCGATGAGACTCATCCGGCGGTTTTCATGCCAGCGATTACGATGAGTGACGAAACCAAAAATCTGACCGAAGTGAAGGTGATAGCAACCAAGCCTTTCATCGAGCAACAGGTAGATAGGACCGTCATGAATGTTGAAAATAGCATTGTATCCAGCGGAAACACGGCGCTGGAAGTGCTGGAAAAAGCCCCCGGCGTAACCATCGACCGCCAGAATGACCAGATTCAGCTGAAGGGTAAAGCAGGTGTTATCGTTTATATTGACGGTAAACAGACTTATCTCTCGCAGCAGGAAGTGTCGAACCTGCTCAAAAATACACCCAGCGACAATATTGCGACGATTGAGATCATCACTAATCCAGGCTCCAAATATGACGCGGCCGGTAACTCGGGGATCATCAATATTAAGATGAAGAAGAATAAGAATTTTGGTACCAATGGCACGTTCATTATCGGTACAGGGTATGGCTGGGTGAAGAGCCTGACAGGTGCCCGCGACGACCTGCCGAAATTCAATACCTCACTAAATCTCAATCACCGGGAAGGTAAACTTAATGTGTTTGGTAACTACAGCTACGTGAATCGGCAAAGTGCCCAGAGCAACGAAATCAACCGGGCGATTCCATTCAATGGCAAGACGACGTACTTCGATCAGTACTCGTTCCGGCCCAACCAGTTTGCCGGGCATTCCTACAAAGGTGGTCTTGACTACTTTATCAACCAGAAAAGTACGATTGGCGTACTGGTCAACGGATTCTCGAACGACTGGCGGTCGGCAGGGCAGAACAACACGTTCATCAGCGACCAGAATCGGGTGCTGACCAGCAGACCAACAACCAAAACCGACGCTCGGGAATTTATGTCGAACCTGACGGGAAACATCAACTACAAGTACGATTTTGACGGAAAAGGGCACGAGTGGACGGTAGACGCCGACTATGTTCACTACGGTGGTAAAAACAGCAACAACCTGAGCACGATCTACTATAATCCAGACAATACCCTGAACCGCCCGAATCAGGATGTGCGCAACAACATGCCATCTACGATCAATATCATGGCGTTCAAAACGGATTATGTACGCCCATTGAAAAATGGCAGCAAGCTGGAAACGGGTCTGAAAAGCAGTTTTGTCAACGCCGACAACAACACGATTTACGATACACTTCAACAGGAAAACCGGACATGGTTGTTTGATGTCAGCCGCTCGAACCAGTTCAAATACACCGAGAATATTAACGCGGCCTACATTAATTACGCGGGTAAGTTCGGTAAGTTGAAAGTGCAAACGGGCCTTCGGGCAGAGCATACACACTCAACGGGAACATCGGTAACGCTGAACCAAACGGTCGACCGTAACTACCTGAATCTATTTCCAACGGTTTTCCTGTCCCGTCAGCTTGATACAAATAGTGTGCTGAACCTGTCGTATAGCCGCCGGATCGACCGTCCTGATTACCAGAACCTGAATCCATTCGTATTCTATCTGGACCCGTACACGTATCAAAAGGGAAACCCGTTTCTTCGGCCACAGTACACCAATTCGGTTGAGCTGACCCACGTTTATAAAGGTGCTATTTCAACAACGCTTGGGTTCAGCCGCACAACGGACTTTATCAATCAGGAAACACCCCGGCAAATTGCGGCCCAGAATATTACCTATGTAACGCCCGAAAACCTGGGTCACATGGACAATCTGAGCCTGAACGTCAGCTTTCCGGTGCCCATCACGAAATGGTGGCGGATGCAGAACAACATAAATTCGTATTATCAGAACTACCAGACGGTATACTCAGAAACCCCGTATCAGGTGAAACTGGTGGCTTTCAATCTATACTCGTCCAACAATTTCACCCTGAGTAAAACCCTGTCGGCTGAGGTATCGGGCTGGTACAACTCGGCTTCACAATACGGTTTCTACCGGGCGCGTCCCATGGGGGCCTTCAGCGTAGGGGTGCAGAAAAAAGTAATGGATGGTAAAGGCAACATTAAACTGAATGTAAATGACCCCTTCTGGCTGAACCATTTCAGTGGTCGGGCTGCTGTTCAGGATATTGATTTTCGGGTTGCATCGCGCTGGGAGAGCCGTCGGATTATGCTGACGTTCACCTATCGCTTCGGAAATCAGAACGTAAAAGGTGCTCGCGATCGTAATTCAGCCACATCTGCCGAACAAAACCGGGTGAAAGGCGGGAATTAG
- a CDS encoding TonB-dependent receptor domain-containing protein, with product MARFFTLLFLILTIGSTIAQSLTGFVLESANRPASFAAVKLLRAGDSTLVTGAITNEAGQYTFTNIAEGRYYVKASLVGMTSIKSQVIAIRVGQSVAMEPLTLAIVDQQLTGVEVRAKRALVEQQVDKTVLNVAADATAQGKTAYELLQQAPGVVIDPNDNIRMAGKQGVNVFIDGKPTNLSAADLANLLRATPAASIDKVDLITNPSARFDAQGGAGIINLRFRRDKRLGVNGNASAGYGQSDHHRANAALDLNYRAKRVNLFGNVAVSDNFQITNVRLDRRTGGSQFLQRGYDSDGTRAIVYKAGIDYAISNQRSAVQQTIGFIVSGNTAANRFGTFTTTNLVDSQNRLDSSIANQATNGTTAQPARNNRTNAALNYRYTDTLGLELALDADLTHFSTTSPNRITSAYSDGTGQPLFSRQRRFDASTTITILTLKGDFVKEWKARHLKLETGLKHTDVSTNNDLLAFIGTEPERPDIARTNRFTYREIVNAGYISLNRTMGKWSVQGGLRAEHTSVKGRSTDLLQQTIQRPDTAYLNLFPTAFVQYRATDNSQFGVNYGRRIGRPNYQDMNPFIYQIDPYTSQRGNPYLRPTYTHTLEASYTYKWASTLKLAYSRTQGFTTDVIRQEGLTAYQTVANVGRVDALNVSVSSPYQFTKWWNTYVYAGATWNRFTGNLSPSESFDQRAFAFEAYMQHSFTLSKRWSAQASGFWSAPTTQTIYRVGGLGAVNLSVQKKIMQERGKLTLGVDDLLNTMRWRQSADFQTQQFNIDRKWESRRITIRFTYQFGSRDIKAAREREANSDASRIKVKGNL from the coding sequence ATGGCACGCTTCTTTACACTTCTTTTCCTGATACTGACGATCGGCTCGACAATCGCTCAATCGCTGACGGGTTTTGTACTTGAGTCAGCCAATCGACCGGCTTCATTTGCCGCAGTCAAACTTCTCCGGGCTGGCGACTCCACGCTCGTAACAGGGGCCATTACGAACGAAGCCGGTCAGTACACGTTTACGAATATCGCCGAGGGTCGTTACTACGTGAAGGCATCTCTTGTGGGGATGACCAGTATAAAAAGCCAGGTAATTGCTATTCGTGTTGGTCAGTCGGTAGCGATGGAACCGCTTACACTCGCGATTGTTGACCAGCAACTGACTGGCGTAGAGGTGCGAGCGAAACGGGCACTTGTTGAGCAGCAGGTTGACAAAACAGTGCTGAACGTAGCTGCCGATGCCACGGCTCAGGGCAAAACCGCCTATGAACTATTGCAGCAGGCTCCCGGTGTTGTCATTGACCCGAATGACAACATTCGGATGGCTGGTAAGCAGGGTGTCAATGTATTTATCGACGGCAAGCCAACCAATCTGTCAGCCGCCGATCTGGCTAACCTGCTCCGGGCCACACCCGCAGCCAGCATCGACAAAGTAGACCTGATCACAAACCCCTCAGCCCGCTTCGATGCGCAGGGTGGAGCCGGTATAATTAACCTCCGGTTCCGGCGCGACAAAAGGCTGGGCGTAAATGGCAACGCATCCGCTGGATATGGCCAGAGCGATCATCATCGTGCCAATGCTGCCCTCGACTTGAACTACCGGGCCAAACGCGTTAATCTATTCGGCAATGTGGCGGTAAGTGACAACTTTCAGATCACCAACGTACGGTTGGATAGACGAACGGGTGGTTCGCAATTCCTCCAGCGTGGCTACGATTCCGACGGCACCAGGGCGATTGTTTATAAGGCCGGAATCGACTACGCCATTAGCAATCAGCGCTCCGCAGTTCAGCAAACTATTGGCTTTATCGTATCGGGTAATACAGCTGCCAACCGGTTCGGTACGTTCACCACTACGAATCTTGTAGATAGTCAGAACAGACTGGATTCGAGCATCGCGAACCAGGCAACAAACGGCACAACGGCCCAGCCTGCCCGCAACAATCGGACTAATGCCGCTCTGAATTACCGCTATACGGATACATTGGGACTGGAACTGGCGCTGGATGCGGACTTAACCCACTTTTCTACTACCTCGCCCAACCGGATCACGAGTGCCTATAGCGATGGAACCGGCCAGCCGCTGTTTAGTCGGCAGCGACGGTTCGACGCCAGTACAACCATTACCATACTTACTTTGAAAGGAGATTTTGTGAAGGAATGGAAAGCGCGTCACCTGAAACTCGAAACGGGGCTTAAACACACGGATGTATCTACTAATAATGACCTGCTTGCGTTCATTGGCACAGAGCCTGAGCGCCCCGATATAGCTCGCACGAATCGGTTTACCTATCGGGAAATTGTAAACGCCGGGTACATATCGCTGAACCGGACAATGGGTAAGTGGTCGGTTCAGGGTGGTTTACGGGCCGAACATACCTCCGTAAAGGGTCGATCTACAGATTTGCTCCAGCAAACGATTCAGCGTCCTGATACCGCCTACCTGAACCTGTTTCCAACAGCCTTTGTGCAGTATAGGGCTACCGATAACAGCCAGTTTGGTGTCAATTATGGCCGTCGCATCGGGCGACCTAACTATCAGGATATGAACCCGTTCATCTATCAGATTGACCCGTATACCAGTCAGCGGGGTAACCCATATCTGCGGCCTACATACACCCACACCCTCGAAGCCAGCTACACCTATAAGTGGGCGTCGACGCTTAAGCTGGCCTACAGCCGTACCCAGGGATTTACGACCGATGTAATCAGGCAGGAGGGACTTACCGCCTACCAGACGGTTGCCAACGTAGGCCGGGTCGATGCCCTGAATGTATCCGTTAGTTCGCCTTACCAATTTACAAAATGGTGGAATACCTATGTGTATGCCGGGGCCACCTGGAACCGGTTTACGGGGAATCTGTCGCCATCAGAATCCTTCGATCAACGGGCGTTTGCTTTCGAAGCTTATATGCAGCACTCGTTTACTCTATCGAAACGCTGGTCGGCACAGGCGTCGGGATTCTGGAGTGCGCCAACAACGCAAACGATCTACCGGGTGGGTGGCCTGGGTGCGGTAAACCTGAGTGTACAGAAGAAAATAATGCAGGAGCGCGGCAAACTTACACTCGGGGTCGATGATCTTCTGAATACCATGCGCTGGAGGCAATCGGCTGATTTTCAGACACAGCAATTTAACATCGACCGTAAATGGGAAAGCCGCCGAATTACGATCCGGTTTACCTATCAATTTGGCAGCCGTGATATTAAGGCCGCTCGTGAACGTGAAGCTAATAGCGATGCCAGCCGCATTAAAGTGAAAGGAAATTTATAA
- a CDS encoding helix-turn-helix domain-containing protein, whose amino-acid sequence MTFDFNLYSSPLLFGFVQGWIYAALLWIRARREERLSDWLLGWVLVGLSLNIWEYMLGFGGIEILWRELEFFPRTLGYLFPALCYFYLKSQVNADFRFTRQEAWHALPFLIQVTYHIGIFSMGHEFVERWKTTVQYPYHLDDLEFIVGIGLDVYYLILSLRLYRHYRAWIKTQFSETETISFLWFRNFLITLTATMLFSLFMTFLSLLIGLDFWQNWWDELAGVALIYYVSIHGYAQAQPGRRLTFEPVPVEQVLIAEPFSDPVRVLERESVQINGRVEGQSTKSLTGLPTDLVPWRDTLLTYMDNERPYLDPDLSLIDLARRLKTNASILSPVINAGTGKNFNDFVNQYRVDAFKRQVLDPANSHLSLLGIALDCGFNSKATFNRAFKKLTSQSPREFVESRDQ is encoded by the coding sequence ATGACGTTTGACTTCAATCTCTACTCATCCCCCTTATTATTTGGTTTTGTACAGGGCTGGATCTATGCCGCTCTGTTATGGATACGGGCCCGGCGCGAAGAGCGACTGTCTGACTGGTTGCTAGGCTGGGTACTCGTGGGCTTGAGTTTGAATATTTGGGAGTATATGCTGGGATTTGGAGGTATTGAAATCCTCTGGCGTGAACTGGAGTTTTTTCCCCGGACGCTGGGGTATCTTTTTCCCGCTTTATGCTATTTCTATCTCAAAAGTCAGGTTAACGCCGACTTTCGGTTTACGCGACAGGAGGCCTGGCATGCCCTTCCGTTTCTTATTCAGGTTACCTACCACATCGGTATTTTCTCGATGGGGCACGAATTCGTAGAACGCTGGAAAACGACGGTGCAGTACCCGTATCATCTGGATGATCTGGAGTTTATAGTGGGTATTGGGTTAGATGTATATTACCTGATTTTGTCTTTGCGGCTATACCGACACTATCGGGCCTGGATCAAGACGCAATTTTCCGAAACCGAAACCATAAGTTTTCTCTGGTTTCGAAACTTCCTGATTACCCTTACGGCCACCATGCTGTTCAGCCTGTTCATGACGTTCCTGAGTCTACTAATAGGCCTTGATTTCTGGCAAAACTGGTGGGACGAACTGGCGGGTGTAGCCCTGATTTATTACGTAAGTATCCACGGCTACGCACAGGCACAACCCGGTCGGCGATTAACGTTTGAGCCTGTCCCAGTGGAGCAAGTCTTGATTGCCGAACCCTTTTCAGACCCAGTACGGGTACTAGAAAGAGAGTCTGTGCAGATCAATGGTCGTGTTGAAGGGCAATCGACAAAATCACTAACCGGACTGCCAACGGATCTGGTACCGTGGCGTGATACGTTACTTACCTACATGGACAATGAACGTCCTTACCTGGACCCTGACTTATCGCTTATTGATCTGGCTCGGCGACTCAAAACCAACGCGTCAATTCTGTCGCCGGTCATCAATGCCGGAACGGGAAAAAACTTCAATGATTTTGTGAATCAGTACCGTGTCGATGCTTTTAAACGACAGGTTCTCGATCCCGCCAATAGTCACTTGAGCTTGCTGGGTATTGCCCTTGATTGCGGCTTTAACTCAAAAGCTACCTTCAACCGGGCCTTCAAGAAACTGACCAGCCAATCGCCAAGGGAGTTTGTCGAGTCTAGGGACCAATGA
- a CDS encoding rhamnogalacturonan acetylesterase, with translation MRNTIPTALIAIMAVLLVALNLPQRPTLYLIGDSTVKNSTDKGDGGMWGWGHFMDAYFDTTRIHIENHAIGGRSSRTFLSEGRWEKIRTVLKPGDFVMMQFGHNDAGPINDTLRARGTIKGIGDETQEIDNLITKKHEVVHSYGWYIRKYVTDTKAKGATPIVLSLVPRNQWKDSKVIRGTDDYGKWAAEVAKTESGGKNGAYFIDLNELVARKYDVVGDSTLLQATYFVKDHTHTNAAGAKVNAGSVIEGLKQLKTCPLNKYVKE, from the coding sequence ATGAGAAATACCATACCCACCGCACTGATTGCCATTATGGCTGTTCTTTTGGTTGCCCTTAACCTCCCCCAACGTCCAACCCTTTACCTGATTGGTGACTCGACCGTGAAGAACTCCACCGACAAAGGCGATGGCGGCATGTGGGGTTGGGGCCACTTCATGGATGCCTATTTCGACACAACTCGCATCCATATCGAGAATCACGCGATTGGCGGTCGTAGCAGCCGTACGTTTTTGTCAGAAGGGCGCTGGGAGAAAATCAGGACGGTCCTGAAACCGGGCGATTTCGTGATGATGCAGTTTGGTCATAACGATGCAGGCCCTATTAATGACACCCTACGCGCTCGCGGAACAATCAAAGGTATTGGCGATGAGACCCAGGAAATTGACAACCTGATCACGAAAAAACACGAGGTAGTTCACAGCTACGGCTGGTACATTCGCAAATATGTAACCGATACGAAAGCAAAAGGAGCCACACCCATTGTATTGTCCTTGGTGCCGCGCAATCAATGGAAAGACAGCAAAGTAATTCGCGGTACCGACGATTACGGCAAATGGGCCGCCGAGGTGGCTAAAACCGAATCGGGAGGTAAAAATGGAGCTTACTTTATTGACCTGAATGAACTGGTTGCCCGCAAATATGATGTTGTTGGTGACTCGACACTGCTACAGGCTACTTACTTCGTGAAAGATCATACGCACACGAATGCAGCCGGGGCAAAAGTTAATGCGGGCTCTGTGATCGAGGGCTTGAAACAATTGAAAACCTGCCCGCTGAACAAGTATGTGAAAGAGTAG
- a CDS encoding RidA family protein produces MQSDLASPEKAFAETGLSLPPAPQPMGVYKPYLIDGKYLYISGHGPVQDDKSLIKGRVGADLDIEQAKLAARQVGLTILSTIRTNLGSLDRVKRVIKVLGMVGCTPDFEQHPYVINGCSELFSAVWGPDNGVGVRSAVGMGSLPGNIPVEIEALFELV; encoded by the coding sequence ATGCAGTCTGATCTTGCCTCCCCCGAAAAAGCCTTTGCCGAAACCGGCCTTTCTCTACCACCCGCCCCACAACCGATGGGCGTTTACAAGCCGTATCTTATTGATGGAAAGTACCTGTACATATCGGGTCATGGCCCTGTGCAGGATGATAAAAGCCTGATTAAAGGCCGTGTGGGAGCCGATCTGGACATTGAGCAGGCTAAGCTGGCTGCTCGGCAGGTGGGCCTAACAATCCTATCGACCATCCGAACAAACCTGGGTAGCCTCGACCGGGTGAAGCGTGTTATTAAAGTATTGGGCATGGTAGGCTGTACCCCCGATTTTGAGCAACACCCCTACGTGATCAACGGTTGCAGCGAACTTTTTTCGGCCGTTTGGGGGCCCGATAATGGCGTTGGCGTTCGGTCGGCGGTGGGGATGGGCTCCCTGCCCGGCAACATCCCGGTTGAAATAGAAGCCTTATTTGAGCTGGTTTAA